A genomic region of Papaver somniferum cultivar HN1 chromosome 7, ASM357369v1, whole genome shotgun sequence contains the following coding sequences:
- the LOC113299411 gene encoding elongation factor TuB, chloroplastic-like gives MAIVITAAVAATATTSKIFSAPISPTIPASIRCCRKSKSIHILSSSFTNPATTVFSSSPTTANRPSRARAVTVRAARGKFERKKPHVNIGTIGHVDHGKTTLTAALTMALASFGNSAPKKYDEIDAAPEERARGITINTATVEYETENRHYAHVDCPGHADYVKNMITGAAQMDGAILVVSGADGPMPQTKEHILLAKQVGVPNMVVFLNKQDQVDDEELLELVELEVRELLSLYEFPGDDIPIVCGSALIALEALMANPKIKRGENEWVDKIYQLMDNVDDYIPIPQRQTELPFLLAVEDVFSITGRGTVATGRVERGTVRSGETVEIVGLRETRSTIVTGVEMFQKILDEALAGDNVGILLRGIQKADIQRGMVIAKPGTITPHTKFTAIVYVLKKEEGGRHSPFFAGYRPQFYMRTTDVTGRVAKIMNDMDEESKMVMPGDRVKMVVELIMPVACEQGMRFAIREGGKTVGAGVIQAIVE, from the coding sequence ATGGCGATCGTGAtcacagcagcagtagcagcaacagCAACGACATCAAAGATATTCTCAGCACCCATTTCACCAACAATACCTGCATCAATTAGATGTTgtcgaaaatcaaaatcaatccatATTCTCTCTTCTTCCTTCACAAACCCTGCCACTACAGTATTCTCGTCTTCACCAACCACGGCAAATCGACCCAGTCGGGCTCGGGCCGTTACAGTACGTGCTGCAAGAGGTAAATTCGAACGTAAAAAACCCCATGTTAATATAGGCACCATAGGACATGTTGACCATGGTAAAACTACTTTGACTGCTGCGTTAACTATGGCTTTAGCTTCATTTGGTAATAGTGCACccaaaaaatatgatgaaattgATGCTGCACCTGAAGAAAGAGCTAGAGGTATTACTATTAATACTGCTACCGTAGAATACGAAACTGAAAATCGGCATTATGCCCACGTTGATTGTCCGGGGCATGCTGATTATGTTAAGAATATGATTACTGGTGCTGCACAAATGGATGGGGCTATATTAGTTGTCTCTGGTGCTGATGGACCAATGCCACAAACTAAGGAACATATTTTACTTGCTAAACAAGTGGGGGTACCTAATATGGTTGTTTTCTTGAATAAACAGGATCAAGTTGATGATGAGGAGTTACTCGAGTTGGTTGAGTTAGAGGTGAGGGAACTTTTAAGTTTGTATGAGTTTCCTGGTGATGACATACCTATCGTTTGTGGTTCTGCCCTTATAGCTTTGGAGGCCTTGATGGCTAATCCAAAAATTAAAAGAGGTGAAAATGAATGGGTTGATAAGATATATCAACTTATGGATAATGTCGATGATTATATACCTATACCACAACGTCAAACTGAATTACCGTTTTTGTTGGCTGTTGAAGATGTATTTTCTATTACTGGCCGTGGTACAGTTGCCACTGGTCGTGTAGAGAGAGGAACTGTTAGGAGTGGTGAGACTGTTGAGATTGTTGGACTTCGGGAGACGAGGAGTACTATTGTAACTGGTGTTGAAATGTTTCAGAAGATTTTGGATGAAGCTCTTGCTGGTGACAATGTAGGTATATTACTCCGTGGTATTCAAAAGGCTGATATACAGAGAGGAATGGTTATTGCTAAACCTGGTACTATCACACCACACACGAAATTCACTGCCATTGTTTATGTACTCAAGAAGGAGGAGGGTGGAAGACATTCCCCGTTTTTCGCTGGTTATCGGCCACAATTTTATATGAGAACTACCGATGTTACTGGGAGGGTAGCAAAGATTATGAATGATATGGATGAGGAATCCAAGATGGTTATGCCAGGAGATCGTGTTAAAATGGTAGTGGAACTTATTATGCCTGTGGCTTGTGAGCAGGGAATGAGGTTTGCTATTAGAGAGGGTGGAAAGACTGTTGGAGCAGGTGTTATTCAAGCTATTGTGGAGTGA